GGATAGAAACCATCAGCTAATGCTAGCAAGTTGCTAAAGGAGTCATCCTAGTTACCCCTTAGTCGAACCCCATAGAGCCAAAACAAGTACCTAGCATAGATTTCTTCAAAGGTTCTTTCACCAAAAGCTAAGACCTGCAAAATAACTCCTAAAAAAGCTATATATATACACTCAACTCTAGAGTTGAAGAGGGAAACCCACTCTTGGGGCAGAGAATGAATTTTTCCTACTCAAAGAGGCAGAAAAGGTCTAAAAAAGGCAGAGCTTTTTGTTGAAAAACTGGGACTTTTTCCAAATGGttgtagcaaaaaaaaaaaaaaaaaaacacaagaaGAGGGTGAATTTCAACTTAATTATTAAAGGGGTGAAATTTTATCGGCTAATTTATGGATGGGATGCTACTTTGAGTAGCGTTCCACTATAATAATTAAAAGTAATCTTATAATTTAGTTCCTATAATTTTAAAACTAAGTAATTTAGTTTCTAACATCTTAATAAACCTATAAATTAATTCTTACTATTAGAATTTCAATTAAGTTAATgttaattttaacaaaaattatcaaaatatcattaactctattttcaatttttaaataatttaattcttgaaattttatttattaataatttagccttgaaatttgtaaaaattttaaattgaaattataattattaaaaatatgaattaattactttaagatacttaaaaattttgaataattacaaaattatccATATATTTTGCAAATTAATCcctaaatattataactatttgcaAATAAAACCTTATAAATttgtatataaataaaataaaatatgaatctggaagcaaattgttaataaaataaaacatcaTGAAGTAAATTGTTTTTTATTGAGAATAGAGTTAAAGGTGTTTTGAtcatttttactaaatttaataaaaaattaatagtaattttaaCAGTAAGAACTAACTTATAagtttattaaaatatcaatgACTAAATTGattgatattaaaattatagggATTAAGTTGTACGTTTAAACAAACTTCAGGATTTATAAATTTATAcattactttattatattttattattatatattatataatattattatattattattatattttatttttaattttttttattgtagaCATTACTTATAGTAGCatcctattaattttttttttaattttttatggtcCGCTGCTTATAGCGTCCCTTTTTGTCCAACTTATAAAATGCTAATACAATTAGTGTTCAAGCTCTAAATCTCAATAAAATTTCATCCCTTTAATTAGTAATTAAATTTCACCTCTAAATTTAttgtatttttaatataaaaaattaacttataattttaatcaaattttgaGAGCATTCTGTAAtttattccatatatatatattgaaaaattTGCATTACAtctaaatggaaaaaaaaaaaggcattccATAAGATGATATATTGCAGTTTGCAGTGCTAATTCACCAAGGTTTTGCTAGAAGTCAATGCTTAGATTTCTATATAGACAAATCAGTACCACTATCAGAATTTGAGAATGTTGTAAAAGGGAAGGCATCCCAGAGATTGGATTCAAATTCATCACTTTTTCTTAGAATACTCAAGTGATCTTTTTGTGGAAATTTAAGCCCCTCCAATTCCACTGTCACCTCTTTCATCGTAGGTCGTTGCTTTCCATTTAAGTTCAAGCATCTTTTTGCAAGGCTAGCAACGACCATCACTTCTTCTCTATCACATTGGTCCACAATTCGAGGATCAAGTATGTCAAAGAGTTTGCCTTCTTCCACAGAAATAATGAAATGTGTGACTAAACCAATGCCACTTCTTAAACTTGCTGAAGAAAGTGGTTCTTGTCCGGTTAAGAGCTCAACAAGAACTACTCCAAAACTATAAACATCACTTTTTTCTGTAAAATGATTCGACTGAAAATACTCTGGATCTAAATATCCAAAAGTGCCTTGTACGCGGGTGGTGAGATGAGTGTGATCAATCGGAATGGACCTCGAAGTTCCAAAATCTGATACTTTTGCTCTATACTTTTCATCCAAAAGAATGTTTGTAGACTTAATATCTCGATGGTAAATTGGTATAGATGCAGCTGAATGCAAGTAGGAAAGTGCTCCAGCAACTTCTATAGCTATCTGCAATCTCATTTTCCAAGATAATTGGAACTCCTCATTTTGGTGATGCAGATAGTGAAAAAGGGTTCCATTAGGGATGAATTCGTAGACAAGTAAAGGAACATCAGTCTCCAAGCAACATCCAAGAAGCTTTACAACATTCCTGTGGTTAATTTGTGAAAGAATGACAACCTCATTAATGAATTCTTGAATTCTTGATTGGTCTACTTTCTCAGACTTTTTAACTGCAACAATTCTTCCATCTACCAACATTCCTTTGTAAACAGTTCCTTGGCCACCCTGACCAAGAATTCTATTCACATTGAAGCGATCGGTTGCCTTTTCTAGTTCCTTTGAACTGAAGATTTTCGTCTTCtcaacattggcttcacttgaACATACTTGCTGCCTTAACAATAAGCCACCATTCCTCTTGAAGAATTTTTTCTTACGTTGGATGCTTTTTCGTTTTTTGATGAATTTAGATAACCACCATGAAGTAAAAAGAAGGCTTAATACAACAAAGCCCATGCTGCTACCTGTTTAAAAATGGCCGAGCAATATGTTTGTTAGTACCTCTATATATATTTTTGAATGAAAAAATTATGCGGGCTAAATGTTCAATTTCACCTTCTTTATTTATTGGgatgttcaattttttttttttaattagttctaaTTGGGACGTTCAATTTAGTAAATTTTCAACTTCTTGttcaaattaattcaaaattttcaatttaagctcaatttaatctaaaaattaaaattttttaattaaattttttgatgtcataatttatacaaaaaataagaagtctaattttttttattttttagctaaaaattttaatttcttgatttagcTCAAAAATCAAGAAGctcaatttttttatatttgagTTAAACTGAACTAAATTAAATTTCTgaattaatttagataaaaaattagaaataaattaaattaaacatcctTAATAAATACAAAGATGAAGATAAGTATTAAGTCAAATTGTGCTATACTTCAATGTATCTTCCCTCATATAAAATTTAGGCTAAAGGCCTTTGTGAATCATTGAAAAATAAGCTAATAGTCACTTAAACTTTGATCAAATCACATGGGTTGCTTAGACGTTAAACTTTTTTAAAATAGCCACTTAAGCTCaaaaacttttaaaaataattcaaaactTAGCACCATTAAGTCTCCATTAAAGAactgaaaaataataaatattttaagtcCTTAAGAAGTAATTCAATAGTTATTCAAGCTCCATTgaacaaataaatttaatttttaatattttaataattaagtttataaaatattgttaaaaataacaatattttataaaatctataaaataaataaaaaatattaaaaatttataaataataagtttaaatttattaaaaatataaaaaaatcctttactttaataaaatatagaaaaaaaaattcaggtTTTTCTATCTTTTCTTATCAACCAAAtactttaaaatataacaagtcgacagatttcaaattaaaaaaaaataataattttagggAGAAAAAGACTGACCTAAAATGATAATCCATGATTTTTGGGCTTCGCATCTGTATGAACCATTCGTATTTATGCACTTTCCACTGCACCGACTTCGCACTTCCAAATCCAAGCATTCATCAACGTCTGCGATAATAACCCAAGTTAATTTATCAATATCATAATTTAAATCTTCAATTAGGAAGTGTCTACTTagcatgttataattattttgtatGTATAAAGGTTGAAAAATTATATAGAAAAGCCATTATTCCATATCAGTCTTTAATATGGAATGACAATTCAATAGTAGTTATACGCATGTGCAAATgtagttattattttttttatatacgaATGTGCAAATgtagttattatttttttttattaaaaaaaagaacTTTAAGGTGGTTATAAATTTTTGAGACCCACcaatttatatatatagattCACTAatgcatatatatttatttattattattaaattgtcatttaatataggatatttttcataaaataattacttTACTGTATAATTATTCATAAAAGTttgagaaaattttgaaatcaggTAGAAGAGAGAAATTCTCAAATCAAGATAAAAGGGGACGGAAAGACAAATTTAAGGTATAAATCAACAAAGGTTTGGCCTGATTTAGGTAAAAGTTTTCTATAAATCCAGTTGAGATTTTTTGTTTGGtagaaaaaaaattagataagAGAAGGCTTTCCTAGCTCAGATTAAGAGATACTACCAACCTCTTTGAGAGATTATAAGGGAGGCTCATAAGACTTGAACTCTCAATTTAAGGAGAGCACTCAATGAATCTTACAAAAACCCCTTGTGTTCCCTTTTATAAACTCCGCCAAGAATATAGAGAGAAAAAAAATGTTAACCTTGGATAaaagtttgaaaaaaaaaaaaaaaaatgttaacgtACCTTGGCAACCATCGGGTAGATACGGATTGCCAGCATAACCTTTCCGGCACATCAACATACTGTTGTTGGGATACGGGAAATCAAATCCATTGTAGTACCTAAAAGCCCAGTTTGTGGTTTTCTTATTTATTCCAAGCGATTCCAAGGCTGTTGCATTGATCTTCCAATCCACCAGCATTGGAACATATTCCATCTCTTGCACCTTATAGGGATCTTTTATGTTAGACTTGAACCAAATATTTTCCACTATGAAGGCTAGCTTGCATCCCCTTTTGCCTTTCCTGACATTCACGTTCTCAAATCTCGGGTTAAATACCTGGAGATAATAAGGGATTGCGGTCTGGCAGCATTTGTTGCCAGAGCATGGAGGGTTTTTTCCCTGAGGTTTAAGCTTTTTGTCGCAGGTCGGCTGGCAACCAACAATGTCTGGATCAGCATAAGTCAGCAAAACACGGTTTTTGCAGCCCACAACGGTAAATCTGTTGTAGTTAGAGATGGTGAAAGGAGTCCGTCTCAAATCCACGACTCGGCCAGAGTTATGCACCGTACAATTGATGGAAATTACTGGGCTTTTAACTCGCAGGCGGCTTCTTTCATATAAAAAGTCTACCACCTCCAGGTTGATGCTGCTTATGAAAGCTCTCCGATTATTGGCAGTTCCATTGCAAACAATCACAAACCAATCGTTCATGGAACAATTGGGTCCAATACCAAATGGGTACTGGATATCAATGTCGCCACATTGAGATTCA
This Hevea brasiliensis isolate MT/VB/25A 57/8 unplaced genomic scaffold, ASM3005281v1 Scaf1, whole genome shotgun sequence DNA region includes the following protein-coding sequences:
- the LOC110655124 gene encoding wall-associated receptor kinase-like 8, coding for MGLQLASALIFLLLQIMSSELSGLPMKSCESQCGDIDIQYPFGIGPNCSMNDWFVIVCNGTANNRRAFISSINLEVVDFLYERSRLRVKSPVISINCTVHNSGRVVDLRRTPFTISNYNRFTVVGCKNRVLLTYADPDIVGCQPTCDKKLKPQGKNPPCSGNKCCQTAIPYYLQVFNPRFENVNVRKGKRGCKLAFIVENIWFKSNIKDPYKVQEMEYVPMLVDWKINATALESLGINKKTTNWAFRYYNGFDFPYPNNSMLMCRKGYAGNPYLPDGCQDVDECLDLEVRSRCSGKCINTNGSYRCEAQKSWIIILGSSMGFVVLSLLFTSWWLSKFIKKRKSIQRKKKFFKRNGGLLLRQQVCSSEANVEKTKIFSSKELEKATDRFNVNRILGQGGQGTVYKGMLVDGRIVAVKKSEKVDQSRIQEFINEVVILSQINHRNVVKLLGCCLETDVPLLVYEFIPNGTLFHYLHHQNEEFQLSWKMRLQIAIEVAGALSYLHSAASIPIYHRDIKSTNILLDEKYRAKVSDFGTSRSIPIDHTHLTTRVQGTFGYLDPEYFQSNHFTEKSDVYSFGVVLVELLTGQEPLSSASLRSGIGLVTHFIISVEEGKLFDILDPRIVDQCDREEVMVVASLAKRCLNLNGKQRPTMKEVTVELEGLKFPQKDHLSILRKSDEFESNLWDAFPFTTFSNSDSGTDLSI